One Aquarana catesbeiana isolate 2022-GZ linkage group LG06, ASM4218655v1, whole genome shotgun sequence genomic region harbors:
- the LOC141148085 gene encoding integrase/recombinase xerD homolog, giving the protein MDFVNEIGEEPVGGEVRLLLIYYIARKMEEGVSAAVVNKNVSGLAFLFKLQGQMDFTKDFWVRQAMKGYRKAWVRKDERRPVTFEILQGVIAQLERVCSSGYEVLLFKVAFLLAFFGAFRIGELVSPSKKVQGGLSYQDVKCETEVLQLYLRKSKTDQLGRGRIVRVYPVVGSVLCPVGAVREFLSLRPAGMGPLLVHSGGECLSRFQFGAVFAKCIRGLGLTEKDFSSHSFRIGAATEAARNGLGEEMVKKIGRWESKRFQSYVRPNLVVSL; this is encoded by the coding sequence atGGATTTTGTGAACGAAATCGGGGAGGAGCCGGTGGGTGGAGAGGTGCGGTTGCTCTTGATATACTACATTGCCAGGAAGATGGAGGAGGGTGTGTCTGCAGCTGTAGTGAATAAGAATGTATCTGGGTTGGCCTTTCTGTTTAAGTTGCAGGGTCAGATGGATTTTACGAAAGACTTCTGGGTCCGGCAGGCAATGAAGGGTTACAGAAAGGCTTGGGTTAGGAAGGATGAGAGAAGGCCGGTGACATTCGAGATTTTGCAGGGTGTTATAGCACAACTGGAGAGGGTGTGCTCTTCAGGTTATGAAGTGCTGTTGTTCAAGGTAGcctttttattagcgttttttggggCCTTTAGAataggggagttggttagcccttcCAAGAAGGTACAGGGAGGGCTGAGTTATCAGGATGTGAAGTGTGAGACGGAAGTCTTGCAGTTGTATTTGAGAAAATCAAAGACCGATCAACTGGGAAGGGGCAGAATCGTTAGGGTGTATCCGGTTGTGGGTTCGGTGTTGTGCCCAGTTGGGGCAGTGCGGGAGTTTTTGAGTTTGCGCCCGGCGGGAATGGGCCCCCTTTTGGTACATTCAGGTGGAGAATGTTTATCCAGATTCCAATTTGGggcagtttttgcaaaatgtatccGGGGTTTAGGACTGACCGAGAAGGATTTCTCGTCACATTCCTTCAGGATAGGAGCAGCCACGGAAGCAGCCAGGAATGGATTGGGGGAGGAGATGGTAAAAAAGATTGGTAGATGGGAATCCAAGAGGTTTCAATCTTATGTGCGGCCCAATTTGGTGGTTAGTTTGTAG